Genomic DNA from Cloeon dipterum chromosome 3, ieCloDipt1.1, whole genome shotgun sequence:
TCGTGCACCACCTGGATCGATATtgagcatttattttatttgagatgCTTAGTCAACCAATAGACCTACTTTAACGTGGTTGACCACCCTGAGAAGAGCTTCAGCAGTTCTTTCAAGCAGCTGGCGCCACTGATTCAATGAGAGACCCTGCAGCTGTTCGCCGGTGCCTGTCAGCCTCATATCACCCTCGCCACTGTCGTTTGCTGCAATCTCTTCTATTACCAACTGCGAAATGatgataaatttaacatttattgcTCCACCATTTGAAAGAACCAAGGTTGTTTAACTAATTGTTCCGCTTTTATCCAACTGACGCTGTTTATCGTTTTATAGTTATTAAGTTTAGAATGTTTTACTGTGCTAGAATTGCAAAGATCACCATTTTAAGCCTCAAACTTTCTCGACGTTTTAAGTTAAGATATAAAGTCAGGCAATCACTCCACTcccctcattaaaattttttatatcttttagtTGGGCTCAGTAAATGGCTTGAGCCTTGCTAACAgattgaaatgttttgaaaaaaacttcacaaaatatatttttaatagtgTAAGAATATTTCACCCTGacacaaaaatcgaaataaaactattttaaaactttgactagtcttcaattaataattcatataatattatttgcaatatttttttcaatctttacacaaaaaattgtcCAGTTCATAACTTGAAAACAATTGCTTGACTAGTGGATCATACTTATATCACAAAAGTATACACGATTGTTGTAAAAAATCGCATGTTAGAGTAGAAGGGCCGCAGAGCTTCCCAGtacaaaaatgagaaaaataccttaattttaaaaaggcttAACACTTTcggaacaaataaattaacaaaaaaacttGCCTGTTTTACAGTTGCTTTGATTGAAGTAAATGCCTCTTCCTTATACTTGTTGGCAAAATTGAAGTATTTCTGCCGCAACATCCCGTATACTATGGACGCCAACTTATCCTGTTGAAGACAACATTAAGGCAAGGTAGCACGTAAATCTTAGAACCAACTCACCTCTTCTAAAACTTCAGTGTATTGATCTAATGGTCTATTTAAATCTGCAGTGACGTAGCGTTCAAACTCAGCGCTCAAAATTTTGTCTATGAGGCGTTGCATTTCAGATAGTTGTGAGCTTAAGTGCCGGAAGCCATTAATTCCAGCTAATTCTTGCACGAGGATTTCTTGAGTGGTGCAGATTAAGTCGATGGCGGCGACGTAGTCAGGAATAGACAATAGGAGCTGCAGCATTGATTGCGTTTGATTGACAGTTACCATCAATTTTAGCTgcaaaaaggggaaaatagACTAATGACAAGAATTTTAACTAATCACATACCTTTTCTACtacagcaaaataattttgcttcatttgGGCACATTGAAGGATTTTCAAAGAGTCTTGCACTAAATATTGGTCCATATTTCTCAGATTACTCCTGGATTGAAAGCGCTTGATTAGTATTTTGAGAGATTAAAAGAGCCTTGGTTCTGTACCTTAGAGATGACACAGTTTTGCTTGTTCTTGAAAGTTTTTCCATCAGGGCATCATGAGAGGACATAGCTTGAAAGAAAGAATCCGACTTTTGAGTGACCTGATAAGCGATTTGAACCTCAACAATGTCCAGGTAGTGAGCAAGCTGCGAGTCAGACAATATATTGCGATTTGGTACAGCGATTGGTTGTTTAGCAACCTTTTCTTGCAGCACTTTGGCACTATTGAGGGGTTTGGTGGAACTCTCGCTAGGGCTGGTCACCTCGCCCTTAAGAGAGTGGATTGTTTGAAATGTTTCAGGAACTCGAAGGTCAAAATTGGACTgcataaaaattcttggaatacCGCTGACATCACTCTGGAGTTTATCTGAGacagatattaaattttaaatagttaaatcaataattaaggCAACATGAGAGATACCTGGCAATGCCGCTGGCCTCTTTGGACTCAATGGTCCTCCATTTATGGCGTGGTTCAGCTTTTCATGTTGCTTTAAGCgctttaaaaaagaatacaCCTCATTTTGAATGTTGAATGAAACGACTTGACTACTTACTTTGTTAACTTTCTTAAGATAATGCTCAAAAGATGAGTAGGACACTTCAGGCAAATGTTCCAAGTTGCCTATAAATGCAGTTTCCACAAAGTCCTCACCCCAGAGTTTTGTGAAGAAATCCCtctgtgattttaatttttcagacatTCAGACGCTACAATTCACAACTTTGTGTAAAACCCAACCTGTTTCCCTCTATTAGGATCGTTTAAAACTGCTGGTAGATTTTGCGAAGATAACACCTTCCACAGCTCCATGTCCCGCGGTGAACTTTTTCTTGGGAACGTTGAGTTCTGTTTCtgtttgctgctttttggctCCATGGCTACAAAATTCGACAAAATAATCATTGCTCAAAAGCTATCAAATGAAACACAATCCACAAACGATAACTGGGCAAAGTTTTGTGATAAAAGCACAAATTACATCACAATTAAACTTTCACGGCGTGGCTCTGGTTTTTCCAAGTTAATATGATtgggaaagagagaaattttcaatgaaatttccTCATGAAGCAGACGTCAgaaatatgtacataaataACCATAAGCAGTAGTTTACACTGTAAATAAGTAGAAAGtatgggggactcacactttccgctcactcacacttctcgctctgatgggaagattcaatgttaatccctatcctagcgagaagtgtgagttgggcCAAAATGGTGAGTCTGCCATAATTATTTCCTAACCACCTGCTGCCGTTTGGCTTTTCTTCTTCGAAGTTTTTGGTATTGTGCCGGTGTTGCTCGGTGATGTTTGCATTGCTGACGCTGGCCAATTTCTCTTTGGAGGCCATAAGCTGCAAAATTGgagattaatttcaaactaaatgcTGTCAAATATAATATACGCCGTGAAGCAATAGTAAATTTTACTTACTCAACtcccaaaaacaaaatcaattttctcttcTAACGGTGAGTTGGCACAGCTGACATGACTTctcaaagtaaataataaatttcggcTCTCTTGTTGTTGCAGGGCGGAACGAGTAACAGCGCACGAAAGTTTTGTGTGCTGACGGCAGAAAATGGTATATTTTCACGAAAATGTCACTAGTGTGAATATAGGAAAAAGAGACAGCCCATTAAATAACTTCAGACTTTAATGTGAATGGCCAACAGTGGCTAAAAGGTAGACGTGAAATCGCTGTCAGAGTGCTAGATGGCTACCTTCATACAGGTAAAAAAAGAACACGCCCCCCTCACCAGAACGAGAGTATTTCAAGGGAGGGGAAAGGAAGTGGTCAATTCGGAGGATCTTCAATTAATAACTCTACCAATGTTATTGATAAATCACGgttatggaaaaaattaaaatacttactaaaacataataatatgcaaacgtatcaaatttgagaaaaccgttaaaaatgtaagatgttttcttttttgttttgctccttTCCTGAACCAGATTACGGGCATTGTCTCGCTACTCGCTACCCAGTTTTCAGTCAAAACAACTAAAAACAAAGTAACAAACCACGAAAGTGTTGAGTGTAGGTTTGTTGCCGTCTTTCTACATTAtagttttttcctatttcctCGACCATACGGAACCCCTTTCTCTGCCTTAATAATTaccattattgtttttttttagagtACATATGTACATACTCAAACTCTCAAAGTATTTATCACAAATAATGTTAGAtacatatttgttttataGAATTTTCACCGATGGACCATAGAGATTTAGAATCAGCAGGAGTGTCGAATTTTGACGATGATGATACCCATTTTTGCCTGAAATGTCAAAACACCGTAGTAGGGCTAGACAACTACATCCTTCATAGGCGCTCGAAATGTGGAGGTTGCATTGTGAACAATTCCAGCAGGTATATTAAGACTGACgtctctaaataaaaaatatgttcaatcctgaaataatttcttgcagTAAAGAAAATGACAGAAACGCTATCCCTACCGAAGCAGTCGTGGAAAATACAGTCGAAACTCCTGTGCCAAGTGCACTGGACTTCTTCAGCTCCCTCGAGTTGATGAGCAAGCAGGCCAGGCTGGAAGAGTTTGACATAGACTTTGACATTCCACCGTTGACAAAGTCTGGTCTTGAAATTTCCAGCAAAGGCAACAGCTTTTTACGAATCACAGATCTGGAGCTTGAGCCCAGCACTTTCAACATAGACATTGTGGACATCAATAAAGTTCGAAGAGGAAATTTCGACTCCCTGGCTGACCTGAACCTGATGCAGGAGGACAGCATCATCGGCATCGACCGAGGCAGGTCCATCCTTGACtcggatattttttccaccaCCCCAATTGAGAAAATGAGCCTTCCGCCTGCTGCAGAAGATATATTAGAGCCACTTGCAGTCAAGCAAGTGCAGTTGCCACCTATCCAGTCTTCAGGCAAGTGGATGCCGGGGAAGAATGATCACCTGATATCAGGCAGCACCATCCACTATTTCTGCAGGACCTGCAACCGTAACCTCTCGAGCAGGACGCAGTATGAAAAACATCTCAGAAGCGAGCTGCACTTTAAGAGGAAGACTGAGAATTCTTTTTACGAAATGGAGCAAGAGTTTCTCTTGCCGGCGGCCAGGTCAAAGAGGGGCAGGCGCATGTCTGATGCTAAAGCaaaggtaaatttttgttcttcataatttgtgccaaaaaagcaagtgcctcattattaaaaaacgctGGTTGATGCTgatcataatttttccagacaaaattatattcatcTGCCTtggtgtgtgtttttttactgAATCAGCACAGAAATATCCCGCTGCCTTCAGCTTTAGCTGATTTCTCGTTTGATCAAAAAAGAAAGCTGATTGATTAAAACACgctggttttgaaatttaaaattttcaaattaattaacggCTCTACTCTGcgcggaaattaattaaggatggttcaattctgtttatttctccataacaagtcaaacatttaaaacatgaTATCATATGATGGTctgctaaaaatgaaattcttggagggaaaaattaaatgacacGCTCTCAGCCGTACAGCAGCGGTTTTGGCCACGCATGcctcattcaaaataaaattcattccacAGTAGTATCAACAGATTTTTCCATTCATTGtttgattttagaaattatttactcatatctattaaatgcaaaattgcaaacaacTTAAGCCGAGGGCAGTGTTTTCAGTTAGCTATgtcgatataatttttttacactaTCTATTCCATTCAAACTATTATTTACcagaaaaatactaaaattagATGCTATCTATGCTcgccattttaatttggtttgatTAAGTGATGATAATAGACCAAAACCCAATTGAAAGCCGCACCTCACcgattaatataattatgtttaattttaaattttacaggagGTTGCAAAGCCGGTTGCGGTGAAGTTGTGCGAAAAAATCCCTGGGCCCAATAAGAAATACAATTCCTGCGAGATCTGCAACATCAAAGTGCCGTCGATGCTTTTTGGCAAGCACCTTCTCTCCCACTACCACTACATCAAAGGCTGTCAGAATCCTCAGCTGGCAAAGGAGCTGGTGTTGAACAACATTGACAAAGTTGTCAAACACTTTTCTTTCCAATGCCATCTCTGCCACTTTTACTGCAACATGATGGATGACTTTCTTGCACATTTTGAATCAGACTTGCACCtaactaaaaatgaaatggtaATACTTTGACATTGAAGTTGAGTTATTACTGAATTCCATCTCATGTAGTCAGAGGGAAAGTTCTTCTGCCAGCAGTGCAAGTTTGAAGAGTCTGCGAATGAGAGCATTGAAAGTCACTTGCGGACTGAGGAGCATCAGCAAGTCGTTGCAGCTTTGAACCAGTCTGTGCCAATCGTGATCAGGAAAAGATCAACGCCGTTCACATGCACTCTCTGCAGCTCAAAGTTCAGTCTCAACTTCCAACTGAAGAGGCACTCCTTCAAGGACCACGGCATCTCGGCAGCACCCTTCcaaaccttttcttgcaagCACTGCAGTTTTACCTGCAATAAGCGAAGATCTCTGCAGGTGGCCCGTGCACTTTCTTAATATATGCGATTTAAATGTGTGTTTAAATCATTAATACTTTTCAGCGCCACTGTATTGGCAGACACAAAAAGAAGGGAAAAAAGAAGCAGATTTTGAACATGCCAGACCATTATTTTTGTGAAGTTTGTGATAGAAGCTTCCAGAGCAAGGAAGAAGTTGTCTTGCACAGAAGACAGCTGGAGTGTAGAGAAAAGCGTGCCACCACCAGAGGTGTGGACACAAAGCAGTTTTGCCGGATTTGCCAGGGCGTTTTTGACACCTTGGTCGAGTTTAAGCAGCACATGACTGAACTCCATCCTGGAGCTTTGCATAGGTAACAGAAAATCATCTGTTGTGTCATCTCACCTGAAGTTTAATGTCCGCAGATGCCACAAATGCAATCAATGCTTCGCCATTTCCCAAGATCTTTCTCGCCACTCCAGAGTTTGCAAATTGTCACCGGGAACAGTAGACAGACGAAAGTTCTTTTGCACCACTTGCCAGAAATCATTCACCAGAATTAGAAATTTGGTTTACCACCAGAAGTGAGTATAATTTATGGAGTCAAATGCTCaaaatagttatttatttttattccaggAACGTGCACGGCCAGACAGAGCCAAAGAGTATCATCCTGAAGTGCGAGAAGTGCTCATTCTCTACGTTTAAAAGATCACGTATCATTAAACATTTGTCAGCAATTCATTTTAAGGAAACTCGCACCAGGGAATGGATGTGCGAGATCTgcgataaaatgttttttgaaaagtactctaatttatttttataattgattgCAATGTTCCTTAAATGTTAATGTTAACAGGGAACACTTGAAACTGCATAGGAAAATCCACTTTCCTAAAGAACTTCAGTGTGGTGTCGAAGGCTGCGGTTTTAAAGCCAGTCAACCATCAGTTCTGAAAAAACACCAGCAAAATATGCACGAAGAAGGCTCTTTCAAATGTGAAACCTTGAATTGCTCCTTTGTTGCTGCCACTAAATTTGGAATGAAAAGGTACAAACTATTCATATTTACTCATGAgaactgtaaataataattttttattcagacaCAGCCAGATACATGACATTGAAAAGACTGAAGCTTGTGATTTGTGCTcctcaaaattttcctctaaaaagGCTTTGGAAAATCACAAGTTCAACTCTCATAGTAGACTCAGACCCTTCATGTGTCCACATTGTGACTTAGATTTCAAGGAACCTGTAAGCTGTGCAGTTAAAACCAAATATTCTTTGCCTACTTAAATAACTTATCTCTTTTTTACAGTTCATGGTgagaaatcatattttaaaaacgaaaaagcATTCTGGCAAGTTTGTCTACAACTGTCTTCTGTGTGAAATGAACTACACCACAAATTGCGCCAAAGAGTTTAAATGCCATCTCCAATCAGCGCATTcaatcatcaaatttcagaatgGAAGTGTACTTGGGTATTGTAAGGGATTTCTTGAAAATAGGGAGAATGGTGGCAACAGAAAAATTGTTGACGTTACGACTGAATAAATGATTACCATGTGAAAAGatttatgttttgaaatttataagatattataaaatatttaatccttGTTTGCTGATAAAGATTTAGAGCGCtctgtattaattaaaatcacagaCTAcagaaggaaattaattttaaatcttgctAACTACATATAAGGTCACTTAAATACAGTAGCGtgtcattttttaagaattgaatCGGAACACTTTGGTAAATTGTGTGATTCAATTGACTCTTAtggaaatcagaaaaaaataacctgaTGGAgtgcatgttttttttaaaatttcccattttaattattttgaaaaagaccACTTAGAAAGAAATGATTATGAGCGCAGGATTAAAATAGAGaactaaaaacaattcaaatatttcgcGCGAATAAAGCGAGATAGGGCATCCTCCCCCCTACTAGTTCAGTTTgttgttgatttaatttcataaacacAACGCGGCTCTAGCAAAGTATAATACACATAAAGTTGGCGTTTTCTAGAATTTCTATTCCTCTCGTCTACCGTTTCTTTTTTACCTAAAACCATATCGATTCTGTGCAATAAAACGCAcagtacatttaaaataatattaaaccaATCATTACAATAATGGCAAACAACACGGCAATTTGGCACTGCCAGCTCTGGATGGGAGGCGTAAGCATTGACaaaaattcagtaaatttcagattttagtCAATATTTGTTTCAGTTGGAGCCATACATGACTGAAACCTTTGTCAAGAGTGCGTTTGAAAAGCTTGGCGAGGCTCCAATGGGCGTCAAAATCATGAGAAACAAATTCACCGGCGAGCCTGCAGGCTACTGCTTCGTCCACTTCAAGACAGACGAGATCGCTTTGGATGCTATGCACAAATTGAATGGAAAAGTTATTCCATCTTCCAATCCAGTAAGTTCTTGAATGTACTTGAATAAAATCTGGTACATATATATCAACTTGAAAAGGGGTACTatgtattatgtattattGCCCTTTTACAAGTTTAGAGAATGCGCGTCtctatttaaaatgagaagaCTTGTCATGTCACCAATTAGTAGAAAAATAAGATATTTATTCTGTCCTACATTATTTAAACTCCTCCCTTGGATATTGCATTGTATTTTTGCgcctttaatattaaaacatacttaaaaattattttttgttacagCCAGTTCGATTCAAGCTGAACCATGCAAGTACTACTGGAAAGCCAGGAGGTGATAGTGATTTTTCTCTCTGGATCGGTGACCTGAGCCCAGAGGTGGATGATTATCAACTGTATAGACTCCTAGCATCCAGATATCATTCTCTGAGAACCGCTAAAGGTTTGCTGTAGATCGaactaattttctcaaaaaataatcattttagctCAAAGTTGAGCCTCGtagcaaattgcaaattatatcTAAGGCTTATTAATTTGCGTTTTGCAGTGGTGATGGACCCGTCAACTGGCGTGAGCAAGGGTTACGCATTTGTCAAGTTTTCAAACGAGGAGGACCAGAAAGCGTGCCTGATCGACATGAATGGCTACAAGGGTCTGGGCAACAAGCCGCTCAAAATAAGTAACGCTGTGCCAAAGAGCAAGCAGGCGGCCGCTCAGGCCGCGGCCGAGGAGTCGCTGAACGAGAAGGCGCACGCATACCTCGAGTACTGGCAGAACTACAGCCAGTGGAACAGCCAGTACGGCAACTCTGGCTACTACGACCAATACAACCAAGCGTCGAGCACAACCTCCACCTCGTACACCACCTCCCAGTACGATCAGCAGACAGCCGCTGCAGTggccgcggctgctgctgccgccaaAGCTATAGAGTCGCAGCCACCACTGCCGGCTGAGGCGCCCCCACCAGCTCCCATCCCTGAAGAGTTCCAGCTTGTTGGTCAGTATCCatttgaaccattttttaacCACTAATCACAAAGGAACCCTGAGTCTGTTCCGCTCtgacatgcaaattttgtcctcaaaTTTGTCCAATcccaaatttttcaatcaagcaTTATTATCAAGCTACAAACCGGACAAATTTAATAGGTAAAactcaaaaatcattttaataatgcaatttttgttcaatcatGATTATATTTGGTAAATAAACTCCCCTAAATTGATTGATGACTTGATGAGCAATTTTTGTCTTCccaaaaattttagagatttttatAAAGGTGACATCAGGCGCCTCTATGATATAATAACCAAggtcttttatttaaagaattgaCCCTagagccgctggaaaggtgcgaaaactaGCCAGTGGCGGGTTTCCCAGCCCTTTgagtcactaaattaaccTTCTTTTGTCATCTCTGACATAATTATCCAGCTTTAGATCCCTGGAAGGATCTCCTATAGCCTTGATACTGCTAGCTGACTGCTggtgtattttttcaattgaagcaaatcctttttcaaaaactttaattttattcactgTCTGTTGCAATTATTGCATCTAACACTTAACTTCTAgtaaaaacaatgttttgaaATGGCAGTATCGTACATTTAAGATATgtgttggaataaattttatattgaattacAGGCACAGTTATAAAtctttctgattttaaatcccacaaaaaatgtttctcatcaaaattttcttccacAGAGCACAACGTTCCAGAGGATATTGACATGCTCAATTACCTCACTTGCCAGAGGGACAATCAGCTGTGGGACTCCCTGATAGAATCCAAGTGGCTCCCTTCAGAAGTTTGTGTGCCCTACTTTTAATGAAACTTATCCTGAATGGCAAGATAACAACTCTGGTTTtgttattgcaaaattatcaCTGCAAATGTGTGAAAGAATTTGTTTACCATTTCCTTACAATAAAAATCCACACTTCACTTAGGTCAcctattttttctgttcacTCACAGAGAGCTACATTATTGAAATATTGGTTAATTATTGCAGCATACTTCTCATATTTCCAAGTCTTGGTAAGAATAAGCGCAAATAGAAAAGATTTTACTGGCTATTGGTGAAGCTCACATAGTGGGTTTTCCACTAGTTAGACAAGAATGTCTGCTTTAAGAGCTgctatatttagaaataatcaGTTCATGGGTACAGCAGAAAAAcgcttttgtaatttaaataaagttgaaTTGGAAGCTGCCTAAATAGCCTGCAGTGATTAGCCAAACTTATTGCAATATTCTACTtcacaaaattaatagtttaaatttataaaaaaggcacaaaaaattaacatttcaatAACGTTAGTTTTATTTGGTTGCCTTACATTTAACAAACGCAACCCGCGCGACATCAATGTGGGGCGAGTTGCATGAACGCAACATCAAGTCCACGTTTCTTGGGGCACAAATGAAACCAAAAATTCCATTGAATGATACAAGAGAGAAATAATTGATACCACAATTATATCAGGCACCATACTAAAGACCTTTCTTTAATTTAGATCAATCCTTGTGAAGTCAATCAAGAGATAATTGCTTTCCAATGCATACAACAAATCACAAAATATCAGTTCTTTCATAAAATGAAGTAATGTTTTAGTTTCTAAAACATTTAGAagcaaagttaaaataaatagagtgCACAAGTTTATGCAAAATCAGAAACAAAATGGGTATACTATTGGTAAAAAAGGCAAAGCATTCACATTGGCTTCTGACCAATGCTCTCAAAAATCACATTGACAAACTGGCGCTCCAAGGCACTGCGGTACATGTTGTATGTAGCGCAAACATGCTTGTTCTCGTCGCTGGCCTGCTCGCAATACTTTGAGTGAATGGAACACTCAACTTTGAACTTGTCTGGTACTTCATCTATGCTGAACAACGTGTCCAGCGTTAAGCTGCCCTTCTGGTGCAGGAAGGTCAGTTCAGCAGCTTGGTGATTCTATtagtaaaaaaacattcaaggaatagtgaatttaatttggggTTAAAGACACGCACCCTGATTCCTAGGTTGTAGTAGTATCTGAGGGAGAGGACGTCATCATATGGCAGGTCGGAGCCATCCTCAAACATGGACGGCTGGCAGCACAGGTTCACAGGAAAGGGGAAAGCCCTGGGGTAGTGGGCAAAGTACCTGCCGAAATAGTGCAAGAGACACGCTTTGCACACGCCAGACTTTTCCCAGCTGATCAGGTTTAAGCAGGCAGGATTACCATTCAAGATGTCCTCAAAACTCTTCTCAATGCTCTCCTATCAAGTccaaaataacacaaaaattaaacaaagaaaTGCACACAGGTAGTTgtatgaaatttgatttaaccAATAGATCAGCCCTATAAGTTTCGGattaactattatttttttctgtcaaaatttCCCCAATGGCTTATCTATTCGAGCTGATCCATTGGTtgattacttattttttaaagaaaattccttCTTACCGTGTCAGGAATGTTCCCTGCAGGTTTTGGCTTGCTTGGGTCAGTCGGCATGTTGATGCCTGGAACTGCGAAAAAAGATTAGCCTTGAACTCTACTTTGGCATAACTATTTAGAAATCATACCTTGGTCATGGTGGGCGACAGCTCCAACCATCACCTCTCCTGTGTACACGCAGAGCGGGTATTTGACGCCGTTGACTGTGCATGGAGCACTCAAGTGTGTGCAGTAGCTGCTTGAGCTGCTGGGATAGCCAGGAGTAGTCTCCACCACGGCTAGGCACACCAGGTTCTGCTCCAGGAAGGTGTTACACATGGCTGCTTGGTAATGCTAGAGAACATGAAATAGTAGCAAATTTTGCTCTAGTCAGGATCATTGgtaaggaataaaaatttaatattatttgaataaatttaatccacGCACGGGTTTGAACTTTTGAAAGTAAATTGATTGTAAATATCTAGTAATTTAATGGTCctcaaaaattatgtaaaaacgCAATTAATGGGAGGGATCTTGTGATAACATACCCTTTGGCCCAAATTGTAGAAGAACCGGAGAGTAGATATATCACATAAATTGAGATCACTACCATCATACTCAAAAGACTGCATGGCAGCCTTGTTGATCAGGCCCGGGTATCCCGGAACTGCGGACTGGTTGTAAGGACCATACATGGTCAGCAGGTAGTTTGTCACGCCATCCACACCACAGTCCGAGCCGACACTGACTTCGTCTTTGCAAATCTGGAGAACATCAAAAGCAGCTTGCATAACACTGACAAATTAGAAACACACGCACTTTAAGggaatgcattttaaaaaagaaggtAACATAAA
This window encodes:
- the Secp43 gene encoding tRNA selenocysteine 1-associated protein 1; amino-acid sequence: MANNTAIWHCQLWMGGLEPYMTETFVKSAFEKLGEAPMGVKIMRNKFTGEPAGYCFVHFKTDEIALDAMHKLNGKVIPSSNPPVRFKLNHASTTGKPGGDSDFSLWIGDLSPEVDDYQLYRLLASRYHSLRTAKVVMDPSTGVSKGYAFVKFSNEEDQKACLIDMNGYKGLGNKPLKISNAVPKSKQAAAQAAAEESLNEKAHAYLEYWQNYSQWNSQYGNSGYYDQYNQASSTTSTSYTTSQYDQQTAAAVAAAAAAAKAIESQPPLPAEAPPPAPIPEEFQLVEHNVPEDIDMLNYLTCQRDNQLWDSLIESKWLPSEVCVPYF